In a single window of the Rhodamnia argentea isolate NSW1041297 chromosome 2, ASM2092103v1, whole genome shotgun sequence genome:
- the LOC115733499 gene encoding laccase-15-like yields the protein MKSSRAQYVGFLLFLVSILRCKALVRHTFVVEETPYRRLCSTKNILTVNGQFPGPTLYVHKGDTIIVDVYNKAKYNITIHWHGVKQPRYPWSDGPEYITQCPIQPGAKFSQKVIFSTEEGTLWWHAHSDWSRATVHGAIVIYPKKDSTYPFPKPDAEVPIILGEWWKKPIMEVYDEMLRTGGDPNISDAYTINGQPGDLYPCSKQDTFKLRVEQGKTYLLRLINAAMQDLLFFSIAKHSVTVVATDASYTKPLTRDTITISPGQTIDVLLKANQNPDHYYMAARVYSSTFNVTFDNTTTTAVVEYSGKYAPTSPPPLPRLPYYNDTSASVNFTGSLRSLASDKYPVDVPRNITNHFIFTVSVNTFPCPNNSCAGPNGSRLAASLNNISFTNPSIDILQAYYYSINGVYGARFPSFPPYVFNFTADVLPLSLETPKRGTEVKVLKYNSTVELVFQGTNLVGGTDHPMHLHGYSFYVVGWGLGNFDIKKDPLNYNLVDPPLQNTIAVPKNGWAAIRFRADNPGVWFMHCHIERHMVWGMDTAFIVRNGVPPNTHLLLPPPDMPPC from the exons ATGAAGTCATCAAGAGCACAATACGTAGGGTTTCTACTCTTCCTCGTCAGCATTCTCCGATGCAAAGCCTTGGTTCGTCACACGTTCGTG GTCGAAGAAACTCCGTACAGGAGATTATGTAGCACGAAGAACATCCTGACGGTGAACGGGCAATTTCCCGGGCCGACTCTGTACGTGCACAAAGGCGATACCATCATCGTTGATGTCTATAATAAGGCAAAATACAACATCACCATTCACTG GCACGGCGTGAAGCAACCGAGATATCCATGGTCCGATGGACCAGAATACATAACCCAATGTCCAATACAGCCTGGAGCTAAGTTTAGTCAGAAAGTAATATTCTCCACGGAAGAAGGGACCTTATGGTGGCATGCTCACAGTGATTGGTCAAGAGCCACCGTGCATGGAGCCATTGTTATTTACCCCAAAAAAGATTCGACCTACCCTTTTCCGAAACCCGATGCTGAAGTGCCTATCATATTAG GAGAATGGTGGAAGAAACCGATAATGGAGGTGTATGATGAAATGCTCAGAACCGGAGGAGATCCAAATATTTCCGATGCCTATACCATCAATGGTCAACCGGGTGATCTATACCCATGCTCAAAGCAAG ATACCTTCAAACTAAGGGTTGAGCAAGGCAAGACGTACTTGCTGCGACTAATCAACGCGGCCATGCAagacctcctcttcttctccattgCCAAACACAGTGTCACCGTCGTCGCGACAGACGCAAGCTACACTAAGCCACTAACGAGAGATACCATCACAATATCTCCCGGTCAAACCATCGACGTCCTCCTTAAAGCCAACCAAAACCCCGACCACTATTATATGGCCGCTAGGGTTTATTCCAGTACGTTCAATGTGACTTTCGATAACACAACCACCACGGCCGTGGTGGAGTACTCTGGAAAGTACGCTCCCACCTCACCGCCTCCTTTGCCGCGACTTCCTTATTACAATGACACTTCCGCATCGGTCAATTTCACCGGCAGCCTCCGCAGCTTAGCAAGCGACAAGTATCCCGTCGACGTCCCCAGGAACATAACCAACCATTTCATCTTTACAGTCTCTGTGAACACGTTCCCTTGCCCAAACAATTCCTGCGCGGGCCCCAACGGGTCACGTCTCGCCGCAAGCCTGAACAACATAAGCTTCACGAACCCCTCGATCGACATCCTCCAAGCTTATTATTACAGCATCAATGGCGTGTACGGAGCCCGTTTCCCCAGCTTTCCACCGTATGTCTTCAATTTCACGGCCGACGTCTTGCCGTTGAGCTTGGAGACGCCAAAGCGCGGGACGGAGGTGAAGGTATTGAAGTATAACTCGACCGTGGAGCTTGTCTTCCAGGGGACGAACTTGGTAGGCGGGACCGATCACCCGATGCATCTGCATGGATATAGCTTTTACGTCGTTGGCTGGGGACTCGGGAACTTCGACATCAAGAAGGATCCTTTGAATTATAATCTAGTGGATCCACCTTTGCAGAACACCATTGCGGTGCCGAAGAATGGATGGGCTGCGATCAGATTTAGGGCGGACAATCCTG GAGTGTGGTTCATGCACTGCCACATAGAGCGGCACATGGTATGGGGCATGGACACAGCGTTCATCGTGAGGAATGGAGTTCCCCCGAACACCCACTTGCTGTTGCCACCACCGGACATGCCACCTTGTTGA
- the LOC115732552 gene encoding laccase-15-like isoform X2, producing the protein MWSLVGVQVLQILGLVLVLGTHYCDAATLRRKFVVEETPYRRLCSTKNILTVNGQFPGPTLYVHKGDTIIVDVYNKAKYNITIHWHGVRQPRYPWSDGPEYITQCPIQPGAKFSQKVIFSTEEGTLWWHAHSDWSRATVHGAIVIYPKKDSTYPFPKPDAEVPIILGEWWKKPIMEVYNEMLRTGGDPNVSDAYTINGQPGDLYPCSKQDTFKLRVEQGKTYLLRIINAAMQDLLFFSIAKHSVTVVATDASYTKPLTRDIITISPGQTIDVLLKANQNPDHYYMAARVYSSTFNVTFDNTTTTAVVEYSGKYAPTSPPPLPRLPYYNDTSASVNFTGSLRSLASDKYPVDIPRNITNHFIFTVSVNLFLCPNNSYACPNGARLAASLNNISFTNPSIDILQAYYYGINGVFGARFPSFPPYVFNFTADVLPLSLETPKRGTEVKVLKYNSTVELVFQGTNLVGGTDHPMHLHGYSFYVVGWGVGNFDIKKDPLNYNLVDPPLQNTIAVPKNGWATIRFRADNPGVWFMHCHIERHMVWGMDTAFIVRNGVPPNTHLLSPPPDMPPC; encoded by the exons GTTGAAGAAACGCCGTACAGGAGATTATGCAGCACGAAGAACATCCTGACGGTGAATGGGCAATTTCCCGGGCCGACTCTATACGTGCACAAAGGCGATACCATCATCGTTGATGTCTATAACAAGGCAAAATACAACATCACCATTCACTG GCACGGCGTGAGGCAACCGAGATATCCGTGGTCTGATGGACCAGAATACATAACCCAATGTCCAATACAACCCGGAGCTAAGTTTAGTCAAAAAGTGATATTCTCCACAGAAGAAGGGACCTTATGGTGGCACGCTCATAGTGATTGGTCAAGAGCCACCGTTCATGGAGCCATTGTtatttatcccaaaaaagatTCGACCTACCCTTTTCCAAAACCCGATGCTGAAGTGCCTATCATATTAG GAGAATGGTGGAAGAAACCGATAATGGAGGTGTATAATGAAATGCTCAGAACCGGAGGAGATCCAAATGTTTCCGATGCCTATACCATCAATGGTCAACCGGGAGATCTATACCCATGCTCAAAGCAAG ATACATTCAAACTGAGGGTTGAGCAAGGCAAGACGTACTTGCTGCGAATAATCAACGCGGCCATGCAagacctcctcttcttctccattgCCAAACACAGCGTCACCGTCGTCGCGACAGACGCGAGCTACACTAAGCCACTAACGAGAGATATCATCACAATATCCCCCGGTCAAACCATCGACGTCCTCCTTAAAGCCAACCAAAACCCCGACCACTATTATATGGCCGCTAGGGTTTATTCCAGTACGTTCAATGTGACTTTCGATAACACAACCACCACGGCCGTGGTGGAGTACTCCGGAAAGTACGCTCCCACCTCGCCGCCTCCTTTGCCGCGACTTCCTTATTACAATGACACTTCCGCATCGGTCAATTTCACCGGCAGCCTCCGCAGCTTAGCAAGCGACAAGTACCCCGTCGACATCCCCAGGAACATAACCAACCATTTCATCTTCACAGTCTCTGTGAACTTGTTCCTTTGCCCAAACAATTCCTACGCGTGCCCCAACGGGGCACGTCTCGCCGCAAGCCTGAACAACATAAGCTTCACAAACCCCTCGATCGACATCCTCCAAGCTTATTATTATGGCATCAATGGCGTGTTCGGAGCCCGTTTCCCCAGCTTTCCACCGTACGTCTTCAATTTCACGGCCGACGTCTTGCCGTTGAGCTTGGAGACGCCAAAGCGCGGGACGGAGGTGAAGGTATTGAAGTATAACTCGACCGTGGAGCTTGTCTTCCAGGGGACGAACTTGGTAGGCGGGACCGATCACCCGATGCATCTGCATGGATATAGCTTTTACGTCGTTGGCTGGGGAGTTGGGAACTTCGACATCAAGAAGGATCCTTTGAATTATAATCTAGTGGATCCACCTTTGCAGAACACCATTGCGGTGCCGAAGAATGGATGGGCTACGATCAGATTTAGGGCGGACAATCCTG GAGTGTGGTTCATGCACTGCCACATAGAGCGGCACATGGTGTGGGGCATGGACACAGCGTTCATCGTGAGGAATGGAGTTCCCCCGAACACCCACTTGCTGTCGCCACCACCGGACATGCCACCTTGTTGA
- the LOC115732552 gene encoding laccase-15-like isoform X1 — protein MKSSRAQYVGFLLFLIGILRCKALVRHTFVVEETPYRRLCSTKNILTVNGQFPGPTLYVHKGDTIIVDVYNKAKYNITIHWHGVRQPRYPWSDGPEYITQCPIQPGAKFSQKVIFSTEEGTLWWHAHSDWSRATVHGAIVIYPKKDSTYPFPKPDAEVPIILGEWWKKPIMEVYNEMLRTGGDPNVSDAYTINGQPGDLYPCSKQDTFKLRVEQGKTYLLRIINAAMQDLLFFSIAKHSVTVVATDASYTKPLTRDIITISPGQTIDVLLKANQNPDHYYMAARVYSSTFNVTFDNTTTTAVVEYSGKYAPTSPPPLPRLPYYNDTSASVNFTGSLRSLASDKYPVDIPRNITNHFIFTVSVNLFLCPNNSYACPNGARLAASLNNISFTNPSIDILQAYYYGINGVFGARFPSFPPYVFNFTADVLPLSLETPKRGTEVKVLKYNSTVELVFQGTNLVGGTDHPMHLHGYSFYVVGWGVGNFDIKKDPLNYNLVDPPLQNTIAVPKNGWATIRFRADNPGVWFMHCHIERHMVWGMDTAFIVRNGVPPNTHLLSPPPDMPPC, from the exons ATGAAGTCATCAAGAGCACAATACGTAGGGTTTCTACTCTTCCTCATCGGCATTCTCCGATGCAAAGCCTTGGTTCGTCACACGTTCGTG GTTGAAGAAACGCCGTACAGGAGATTATGCAGCACGAAGAACATCCTGACGGTGAATGGGCAATTTCCCGGGCCGACTCTATACGTGCACAAAGGCGATACCATCATCGTTGATGTCTATAACAAGGCAAAATACAACATCACCATTCACTG GCACGGCGTGAGGCAACCGAGATATCCGTGGTCTGATGGACCAGAATACATAACCCAATGTCCAATACAACCCGGAGCTAAGTTTAGTCAAAAAGTGATATTCTCCACAGAAGAAGGGACCTTATGGTGGCACGCTCATAGTGATTGGTCAAGAGCCACCGTTCATGGAGCCATTGTtatttatcccaaaaaagatTCGACCTACCCTTTTCCAAAACCCGATGCTGAAGTGCCTATCATATTAG GAGAATGGTGGAAGAAACCGATAATGGAGGTGTATAATGAAATGCTCAGAACCGGAGGAGATCCAAATGTTTCCGATGCCTATACCATCAATGGTCAACCGGGAGATCTATACCCATGCTCAAAGCAAG ATACATTCAAACTGAGGGTTGAGCAAGGCAAGACGTACTTGCTGCGAATAATCAACGCGGCCATGCAagacctcctcttcttctccattgCCAAACACAGCGTCACCGTCGTCGCGACAGACGCGAGCTACACTAAGCCACTAACGAGAGATATCATCACAATATCCCCCGGTCAAACCATCGACGTCCTCCTTAAAGCCAACCAAAACCCCGACCACTATTATATGGCCGCTAGGGTTTATTCCAGTACGTTCAATGTGACTTTCGATAACACAACCACCACGGCCGTGGTGGAGTACTCCGGAAAGTACGCTCCCACCTCGCCGCCTCCTTTGCCGCGACTTCCTTATTACAATGACACTTCCGCATCGGTCAATTTCACCGGCAGCCTCCGCAGCTTAGCAAGCGACAAGTACCCCGTCGACATCCCCAGGAACATAACCAACCATTTCATCTTCACAGTCTCTGTGAACTTGTTCCTTTGCCCAAACAATTCCTACGCGTGCCCCAACGGGGCACGTCTCGCCGCAAGCCTGAACAACATAAGCTTCACAAACCCCTCGATCGACATCCTCCAAGCTTATTATTATGGCATCAATGGCGTGTTCGGAGCCCGTTTCCCCAGCTTTCCACCGTACGTCTTCAATTTCACGGCCGACGTCTTGCCGTTGAGCTTGGAGACGCCAAAGCGCGGGACGGAGGTGAAGGTATTGAAGTATAACTCGACCGTGGAGCTTGTCTTCCAGGGGACGAACTTGGTAGGCGGGACCGATCACCCGATGCATCTGCATGGATATAGCTTTTACGTCGTTGGCTGGGGAGTTGGGAACTTCGACATCAAGAAGGATCCTTTGAATTATAATCTAGTGGATCCACCTTTGCAGAACACCATTGCGGTGCCGAAGAATGGATGGGCTACGATCAGATTTAGGGCGGACAATCCTG GAGTGTGGTTCATGCACTGCCACATAGAGCGGCACATGGTGTGGGGCATGGACACAGCGTTCATCGTGAGGAATGGAGTTCCCCCGAACACCCACTTGCTGTCGCCACCACCGGACATGCCACCTTGTTGA